A stretch of DNA from Excalfactoria chinensis isolate bCotChi1 chromosome 6, bCotChi1.hap2, whole genome shotgun sequence:
AGCTGTGACACAGTGCCATGGCATATTGCTCAGAAATGCCCTGTTGAAACCTGCCAGTAAGAAGGCACGATGGTTTGACACTGCAAAATGAGTACTTTTCATCTGTGTGCAGTTAAATAAACCAACATCATTTTCAAGTGATTTAAGCAAATGTGAACTTACAGATTTGTAGAAAAGCAAAACGCTAATGTACAGTTATTGAGTAAGTAGGgggaaaagtgaaaaatcatcAGAATTTGAAGAAAGGAACATAAAAAGTGACAGACAGAATATTAGACTATTTCCCTGCCTTTGAATTCACTCATGACTTGGACAGGATGGATTCTCTTCTTTGCGGAACcttttctgacagcagcatAGATTTCTTCTGGCTTCTCTCTTTTAATTAGAGGCTTCTTCTCTGGAGCTTTCATCCTCCACATCACAACAGGATGTCGTGGGCCAGTAGGACTCTGAATCTTGATAATCTTTGTGGATGCAATGTAGGACATCTTCACTGTCTGTACCACAGCGTTCATTAAATTTTTGGCAGCCTGAATTAGTGAGGTGACACTATCCAACTGtaataagaaacagaaacattagtCTTGGCAAGCAGTCCGCTTTTAATCATGATATGCTCAGGATTAAACAATGATTAAAACCTAAGACTAAAATAGGAAAGCgtaatttgtttgctttctcttggtGTGCTTGATGGTTATATTCATCTTCCACTGGTCAGTATTAAAGTGACACACAGGAATCTGTGCTGGTGAAGTATAATGGCTTATTGAGATGTATGTTGCTTGCCTTTAAGTGTGAACTCATGATTCTTGTCTGCAGGGCATCACTGCGATTACTACTGACTGGTAATAAAACCACCTCAAAGAAGAGCTATAAAAATGTTACCCATTATTTTCTTAGCATCAGCAATAGGCAAATTCTCCAGCTGCTCCCTTCACATTCCAGGCTTTCTCACGTGCTTCTGAGCATTGCAGGGATACTGTGAAGTGGCTGAATTAGTAGCTGCTGAATATAGTCTCAATGGCTAGAATTTTTAAAGCTAATAAGTGTGTGCTGTTGTACACAAACTGCAGTGACTGTGTGGccttgggtttttttctttctttcttttttttttttttttttttttttttttttttcccccttcaggAATGAGAACCTTGAGAGgcagaatgcaaaacaaacctCTGTGTCACATGGTACTGTATTTAACAGCATGCTACGCAGCCAAGCAAGTGTTAAAGTAAAGGTATTTTCTATAGATATTTCTGGAAATAGAAAGGAGTATATATTGATTCCAACTGAAAATTGGCTGACTtgagtggggagaaaaaaaaatgcagttttaactACTGTtatctttgctgtgctgctctgtagtGGAATACAAAACCTGAGTATACTGTTCCCTTCTCACCTAAGGCTTGCATGGTGTGTAGGGACTGAAAGCAGACAGTGCTGGGGCCACTTTACTTTCTTAGTTCTCTCCTTACACCCAGTGGCTTTGGCAGCTTGGACAGAGACAGATTTATCTGTGTTGCACAGTACAGTTGTGTGAAAGGCCAACACAGACCTGTGGCATGTGCTGAGTAAAGGCATTTTATTCTGACACAGTGATTCTCAAACTCTCATGTTTTAATTTGAGatggatggaattgttttcttcagagtgtctggtaagatgctgtgttttggttctaggggaaaaacaatgctgataacacactgatgtttatagctgctgctaagcagtgctgtacagagccaaggtcATTCTCAGTGATGGGCAGAAGGAGCTAGGAGGGAACAGAATgtggacagctgacttaaaccggccaaagggatattctgtACCATAGAACATCAAGCAGAAGAGGTTTGGAAGGAGGTGGGAGTTCATCTCTCTCAGTGCTTGGGGTAGTAGTTAAGCATCAGTCAGGGCTGGTAAACAATTACTTGTGCATCATTTgctatatatgtttatatatctctagtcataattattttctttttctctatcttGGTAAATATCTCAACCTGTGAGTTCtactttggttttttttattctttcccctATCCCACTGGGAATAGGGGGAAATGAGCAAATGACTGTGCGGTGCTCAGCCccctgctgggttaaaccacaacagtcaGAGGCACAGTTCTGGTCTGACACACTTTAGATGGTGATATCTAGCAGGCTGTATGCAGAAGAATTACTGCTATACTGGGAAGAGCCTAAGTTGCAGGCTGTGTCTTGATAAAAGCTAAAAGTAAGAGCAAGGATTTTATATAGGCCaacactggcaaaaaaaatTGATTGTATAATTGGCCATCATTGTTacttaaaacatttgaaaatgaggTCGCCTTCTCATTTTGCAAGTTTCTTGAATACAGACTGATAAGGCTCAGGGACATCCTTCCAGAATAGGGCTAATATCACAGAGGGAGAGGAACTGATGTGTGCAGGGTGTCGGACTATGTCTCCTGGTCTCAAAATCCAGCTGCAGAGGATTGTTTGgtcttttttcttacagcattGTCTGATGTTAGGCCACTGCATGCCACCCTTGAGCACTGAGAAGGTATACACACATCTGTTGTACTCAAACAGGAAGAAAGTAGGCtatgttttgattcttttctttgggaaggtgttggggttttttgtttgttttttgacatGTGTGGATCATGGCTAAATGATGCCATAGTTCACATTAAGCACAGGGCTCACATTTGTTCACAATTTGTTTGTAATGAATGCTGTGTTCCCCCTTTGCTTTACAGTACTGTTTGTGTTTTGATAGTGTTCCCAGGAAATGCTAGAGGAACATATATATGGTATAAAAAAACATCTTGGCTAGTAGTTTTTTATTCAAAGACACCgtgctgtattttattataaGGCTGACAATGTCAGTTGTGAAGGCATCTCCATTCTGAATAGCTTGAAGAAAGTCCTTTAGAAATAGctagtaattatttatttaaatctcaGTTATTAACATTTATTGCTTATATGTGTTGTAAATATAGAGGTTGGTCCAAAGGTAATGCCTCTTAGTAATTTCCagggaaactacaacaaatgcAAATAGCACAATAaagctatttgatagagcagattctcaggTACAAAACGCTGCTtctcaacatagtcaccaccagtaGCTGATTGGAgcagatgagctgatcaagTCACTCTGCATTTTGTGATGTCTGACAGCTGTACGTGGCTGTTTAGAATGcagcttgtctttcacactgctgtcatCACCACTGCTGGAAGACAGGACCCACTGCCACACTGTGCTTGCATCCCCTGGTTGGTCTCTATAAACTTTCAGTGTGAACGAATATTAATGGGCACTATTTCTTCCCCATGCAGGAATTTAATGATGCTCCTTCACTgcagatgccattgtgtcaggctgcccctctgctgccatatgcCACTtggcaacaaaatgcaaggGAATACTGCTGAGAAGGTTCAACTTTGTACttccataccaccaatatccacctctgatgttctTGTCAAAGCAAGGAAGAGcaccaattaaaaaaatcaggtaAAATTTGTATCAATTTGCACCTCTCAAAGGAGAGATGTTGTGCTTTCTATTTCTTGAACATGCATTTGTATGTGTAAAGGTATagacagaaatacttcatatacaatgcacacagcatgttTAGCAAAATTTGCACTTGTGTATATAACGCTGATGTGTTAGCAATGGTGGCCTCCCATAAGCCAGGTCAAATGAATTTGTGAATGAATTGATGAGGTGAGGAGAATGCATTACTGTCTGTATACTTGTTGCTTTTGTAACACTTTAAACACAGGAATGTATGTAAGGCAAAAAACAGTAATAGATAGATAGGAAATGATGGGATTTGCATTTTTGGAATTAAATATGAACTGAAAGATCTTCAGTTAATACTGAACATTCCTCCAGAAGTGCTAGGAAAAAAGCCAATGCCCTGTTTGATGTTTCATGGGTGGTTAAAATTTGGAGGACCAAATGTATATAATCCATGAAAACATGTAAAATTTGGCATGGCCTTGAAAGTTCATTCCTTGCTAcagcaaatgtgttttttagAAAGAATTCCCAGTTTATAATGGTTGTGTAATCTTTGCATGACAGCAGTTTAAACCAATAAGACGTGTATTTGGGGACCATCATTTGTAGATTTTAAGGAACCAGGCTGCCTATCCTGGGATGCATGTAGGCTTGTAGAAGCAGATACGCAAAATAAAACTAGGAAAATCAGGTCTGATGCAGCAAcatggttaaaaaaataataataataaattgaatACCAATAAGGATGTTTGCATTTGGTTTTTTGCTGCACTTCCTGTAGCATGTGTGGCTGGGATGGAGTTTGTGGTACATCAGCATGGGCACAAATCTCCATTTATGATGCTCTTGGTGTCTCTGGATAGGCagtgaaatacaggaaaaaactgCTCACTTAATGCCATCAGTAtccatgttatttatttatttatttgcactgtCTTAGAATCCATCTTAGATCCATCTACCTGTTCCCCATAAGTTTTCTGGATGAATCTTATGCTGGTCTTATGCTGACACTGTGAAGCAAAAACATACAGTTATTTCTTAACCATACTAAGAATTTCAGAGAAGCTTTTATAGGAGCCGTTCCTGGAGCTACAGATGATAACAATCAGgtggtatcttttttttttcctctttagagAGCAGCTGTTTTCATAGCTGAGTGACATTAATATAATAGAGTTCGGTGTAAATCCATTGTTCTTTTATAAACCTGATGTAGTTGAGGATTATCTTCACTTGGATACTTTTATCtcaaataaatattcagtagGTTCTTCAAGGTCGCCTATCTAAGAAGATGGATGAAATGAAACTTGGCATAAATGAaagactgattaaaaaaaaaacaaaactcattgaGCATTTAAGTTAAGTTCATTTTGTTTAGGGACTTGTCGCTGTAAATTCTTCAGTCCATAGGAAGTGGTATATAAGAATTCATTGCAAAAACAAAGGCTCTTTTGCCTGACTcccactttctctttttctgtactTCCTGTATTTTGGAGATTAGACTGTGTCAGTCATAACAGGAGTTTCTGAAACGATACCCTCTATCATACCCTCTCTCATCCAAATATGCCATCTCTCCTATGAACACTGTCCAGTGACAATGAAAATATGGAATGATTCTTCAACTAGTAactcatatataaatatacGGAAGTCCTTGCCCAACTGTTCCCAAGTTTTGCCCCCTTTTCCCACAATAGTGGCATGGCATACAAGCACACCCAATAGCCAGAATTCATCTAGGCAAACTCTCCATTAAGTAACAAAGCCAGAAATAGTGGAgttgaggaaataaaaaaattaattttgaagcttctctttaaaaaatgtttacacGCGTTTTCTATAATAATGTCTTGGGAGTAGTAGTAATCCATTAAGAAGTGTATTGTAATAACAAATAcacttaattattttcattgtttgatAGTGCAAAAGAGACTGATGACTGAGAATTTATACAAAATTTTTCTTGTATGTATCTTCTGTTTACTAAGAAAGTGATGCTTGCCTTGTCATGTGTTGTTGCAGTTAATtacataaatacagaatttctttcttcttaaagcaTCTAAATAAGTCACTCTTCTCGTATTCCCTGTGTAGATTTGCAGATCCTGTCTCACTGACATAAGGAAGTGGCAGCCAGgggaaaacaatacaaaacatttcttcataacATGCGTGTATGTCAGGTAGGGATACAACTTATTGATCTCCTCTAAACTATgcatatacaaatacatatatatacagatatatatatataaatatatacaaatacatataaataaatagatagatataggtatataaatatatatatatttttgaatttAAGTTTTAGATTTTGAGCACAGATTTACAAAAGGCTGCTCGCAATCTCCCAAGTCCCGTTTACAGTTCATCTAGACTTCCATTTTTAACACAGTTGAAAATGATAACTTAGAATTGAGTATCAAACATACAACTTACTCAGTGTTGGatttctgaatataaaaatatcttgGAAACAAGGTcagctattaaaaatgtatctgcATTAAAACTGCTGGGTTTAAATGTATGAATACACACTGAGAAGCAAAGTTTTTGTTACAGTAATACTAATCAAAGAATAACAGACTTGATTTGACTTCTTCTAAGAGCACAAAGTCTGCATTTTATTGCAGAAAGATGACTTGCTAAGCATGTAAGGTAAGAATGCTtatgctgtgcttttaatttttcatcctttttatttatgaGGCTTTTCTGCGTATTTTTTAAGGTTTTCAGTAatgctgctgttaaaaaaaataaaatcaagtgaTTTAATCACTGTTAATGTGATTGAATTGCAGGATACCATCTCTTAAAAGCAGCAGGATAATCAGTCTAAATGTAAATACCTCAATCAGAATAAGTACTCTGTTAAGAATTAAACCCCGGCCGCTGAAGACTGGAATTTCCCTTTGTCAGGTTCCGGGTTTAACAGCAGTTACCTTGTTTTCTGAACTGAGGATATTTACATTCTTGGCTTTTCTACACACGAAATagtaataatttcatttttcttactagAAACAATAAGATCTTGGTGTAACAGTTGCACAGAAATAAGATGGGTATTTGAGAAAGCACAGGTAAAAGTTAAAGGTTGGACGTACTTGATTAATtaccatttttcttcatgtagcTGCTAGATGACATACAAACCTATCGTGGACTCAAGACCTCATACAtgatatattaatataaaataatccAAAGACTTTCCATTGtgaattttctttccctttactGAGAATGGTTTTCTCTGCCTTAATAAGCCTCTTTTCTGGTCACCTTTCCTTTACTGTGCTGTCCCCTTGGAACAGCAAAGATTTCATCCAGATTTGTGCAACTCGGTTGAGGAAATCTGCTtcatggtgggggtgggtggCTAAACCAGGGCTGTATATTTATCTGTGAgctgaaatttctttaaaaaaatgtggTTATTCCATTGGTTATCTGTGTCTATCTGTCTATCATTAACATTCCCTCAAGTATATCTGGAGTTTGTtagtttgttctgctttttaccCATTTTTCAGGCAGGGAAATTGACTCCAATCAAGAAAACCACTGTTATTACTTGAATTTGCTTCAAGCTGGACTCAAGTCCCATAATTAGACCAGATCCTGTGTACAAGGTACATGATAAACAACTTACTTACGTAAGTAGTGGAAGACTGAAAGGCTGTAACAGAACATATGCTTGGGGGCAGTCAGCTGAATCCCTTGATTTTGCCATTTGTGATATTTAAAAAAGCTACCTGTTCTGTGGCATACATTAGCAATATGTAAAGTACTGCTACATCCTtactttgtaaaaaaaacaaaaaaaaaacaacaaaaaaaaaccacgcTTCTAGTTAGTTGGGTGCATTTTTAGATAGCAACAGTAACAGAGCTGTCCCTAGATAATTGAAAACCGTATCCCCTTCCATTCCTCCAAAGGCCATGTACACACTTAGTTACAAGTATATATAAAGCACACGCAGTGGAGGATGtagtgtcatttaaaaaaaaaaaaaaaaaattagacttTTTGGGCAGCCCTCAGTGaagtaaaattttaaacaaTGTTCCATCTCCTCGTGTTTAAAGTAGAGATTTAGTAAAGCAGTGGTTTATTATTGTTAGATTCCAAATGCTGTGATGATATTATGCGTGGGCTAAGGTACTACAAGTAGCTCTCCACCATGAGTTTGTCAAACAAACAAGTATCAGTTCCCCATGATGTGGAAAAAAGTaatagcaaagagaaacaaactggcTCACCAAGGAGCTGCTTTGTCAGAACACAGCCTTGGACTTAGCAAAGGTCACTCAGCAGTACACGCAGGACAGCACTACCATAGTCAGTGGAGCAAACTGCCCACCCACAATAAATGAAGTGCGCTATTTCACTAGCCAGTATCTCAGGAGACTGCCAACTTGCTGCTGAGCCCTCTGTGCCCATTCTTAACTCTCGCAGGGAGGCATTCTGCCCAtcttcacttctttatttttaggagaaagaaacaaaccacacaAAAGACCTAAGAGCAACTGCAATGCATTGCTACTCATCTCTTCCTCTGCCAaagaagcagctcttgctgtaTAGCTTCTCTCTTGCAGCAACGGAAAACCTCCAACTGTAACAAAGGCATTGAGCAACCTGCCATCTGCCACAGACCTGGAGCCTTAATGGATGTGACTTTCCTGGCGCATAGTTGTCCAAGGATACCTTCCACTTTGCAACATGCTAGCATATGCTTCTAACTCGTTGCATTATTACCATCAAATCTGAAATGTTCATAGAAATATCTTGCATGTAATTTCTGATGTAACTAGCATGGTAACTCAGTGAGGGAGacacatttaaattaaattgaaCTTTTAAGCAAGAAGTCAGAAACATTAAAGCATCTGCATTTGACACAGAAATAGACTAATGTAAGTGTTTAAGTCTGGTTTTTGAGAGGACAAGAATAAAATTCAAAGATAAAGGAGGCATTTGCAGAAAAATCAGCGAAGCAGCCTACAATGTACAGGTATGGCTGGCTAACACgagaaattctttctttgctaCTTAGCAAATTGTGTGATAATGCACCTCtgagatttgttgttttttttaattttagggTCAAAAGAGACTTCCTCTTGCCAAACACAACATTTGAAGATGAAACACAAGAAGATACTGACTGTAAGTAACACAAAAAACACTTATGTGCTTGTCAGGAGTCACAGAGGGAGATGCTCACGTAAGTTAATGGTGTGAtacaattcttattttttttttaactcactGTTGAAACAAGCTTACTCTCAGCATACTGGGCCTGTCGATGTGCAGTGCTTGTTAAAAAAAGTATCAGATTATTTATACAAATGCAATTACTGTCCATCTGTGTACCACAAATGTTACCCCATTATTTTGTGCCTGAAGAGACataaatttgaatttaattaacagaaagtatatttatttcctgcttaaTCACACCTTGTGAAAACTTAAGAGAATCCTTACCATCTTCACTTGTGGAGTATACAAACTGGCACCGAttgattcattaaaaaaactcAGTATTTTATGTGAGTATGAAAGACTAAACACAACCCAGGAATGTTTAATGgataaaaaagcagaactgaatgaacagctcttcagtttctctgtacaTACTCCGTGCAAGCAGGACTTTGACCATCTACTGAGCCGCTGTCAGGTGTGAATGTACTGGAGAGGCTGCTGTccacagaactgaaagcagtaaGGTACAGTAAGTTTTTATGGCCTGAACGAGGAGGGCAGTTAGGAGGACTATCAGCAGGACAGCCCCAAGCGTTCTAACTTCCCCAGGACAGTCAGCCCCTTCAGCCCACAGCAAGGGGAGGGTATTAATCTCTGATGAGACACACTCCAAAGGACATTATCACAGGAGTTACAGACAAGAACAAGGTGATAGGGCACTGATAAAAAACAGgtaaaagaagttttcattCTCAGTAGAGAATGAGCAACTGAGAGCTGTGTTTGTGGATTACAGTATACTTCTTCATTTGCATATCATCCTGGTTTTTGTCACAGAAGTTGAGTTCTGAACATTACTATGTTAGCAGTTTTCCTGTGCCAGATCTTCATCATGCAGAAGGATATAgtttcatatacatatatttcaagaGTCATCGTTTCAGTACTTGATAGACAATgatatgttttgttgttttctttttaatctgcaAGAGCATGTCCTCTTTTTGCTTAATCATGCCTGACATCTCCCTTTctggttgttgctttttaataacaTAACCAGATGAGAGAAGATCAATACTGGGAAGAATACAGTTCTACTCAGCTACATTTCagactccattaaaaaaaataataaaatctatgCTACTGTTTTTATGTGAAGAGAATCTCAAGATTCTGCAGTGTTGCATATGCCAATAAAAAACTagacagaaagctgaaatgcagctgtccAACAGATGATCTGTAGATAGAGCACAGATGTTCCGTCTGCAGATTTTCTACAGCATCGTACTTACGTATAGGCTCCCAGATCTTTTTCTGCATGAGAGAGATGGACAGACTCACACGGACAGCTTCTGTACTTCCATAcacaaatgactttttaatctattttttccaATGCAAGCAGCTAATTCATGATCAAACTACGAAGCAAGCCCTCGTATGGACTTTAAAGATTGGCCTTCAGTGCTTTGTTCTCAACTGGAAGTACAACTATGAGTGCCAGTTGTTGTGCATACATCCTTACAGTTGTGCATACTTTATATACATTAAAAGACTATTGTTTCTTAAAAACTAATTAATCCAGAATAACAGCAATAAATTAATACCTTTTTAAGActctataaagaaaaacagattcacaaGTGATTGCAATTCATGCTTCACTTTCTTAGTCTCTTCCTAAAgtaagtgacaaaaaaaaagaaggggaaaaaaaagagaataaaagaaattcaggcCTGTACTAGAACACATCACAAGCACAGGAAAGGACAATTTAaactgaagatattttattGTGTATTGACTgtaattcattacatttttctaCTTACAGCAGACATGATGAGCTCTCCACCTAGGTTCTGGATTTCTGCTCTAACTTGACTGCAGATTTTGAGCTGATGGGAGTACAGCTTGATCTGTTCTAGGTAAGCCAACAAATCCTGTTTACATGACTGGTCTGGACACTGAGAATTAAGAAAAGAATAGTAAAGCACATACATTTCATCTCAGACATCATATTAAGTACTTAACTGAGGAGCATTCAAATCACTCAGACCAACGTCCTTGTActtagtttttcttttacactgcAGGGCCTGCTTCAGCAACACTGCTAACCAAGTTATTTAATGTACGGAATGACTGCTCTTCATTCAATTCCTAAGAGGCTTTCTTTCTAAGGTATCTAGAAGTAATAGTTAAATGGCAAATGTAAGCACAAATGCAAGAAGAATGTTAACATTTATAAAAGTTACGCTTTATCTCCTAATATcgatctgctttttaaaaaaaaaacaaacaaggttTTATCCATTTTCTGTCAGATGTGCTGTTTCAGTGggaacaggaaaataagaacAGCTTGTGGCTAATTCACTTATTtcaatacttaaaaaataacatctttccACCTTCACTTCTGTGAGCTCCCACAATACTTAGAGGGGAAGTACTGatttaaataaatctataaTGGGTTAAAAGCCTGAAAAAGCGATAATTGTACTTAATTTAAGAAATACTTTACATGTAAACAACTGGCTTTACTGAAGAAACCTAATAGTTGTTTAAAATGGGATGTGTTTATTTCAAGTGTGATGATTCTGTATTCTTCATGGCTCTGCAGTAGTAAACTAAAAGGTTTATGTTTTGGACTTTCAGAAGAGGCAGCAAAGAATGTAGCAAATGAATCTGAAAAATTGTTAATATGAATGAAACATTAGTCCTCCCCTTGTGTTCAGGTAGATCCATTACTAAAGTGCTCTCTGTATTTCAGCgtagtttaaaagaaaaacagaacgGCGTTTCTCAACATCCTCTCAACATGCACCATTTTTGAAGTGTTACCAGTATTCAGATCTCAATGACTGCTGAGAAAACTTGAACACTTGCTTACTTGTTAAactaatgcttaaaaaaaatatctgccCTTCTGTCCAAGTGCAGCATTAACTCCTTGAGCATCACAACTACACTAGAAGTCTATTTCCTAGAATAAGGTgcttgcttttccatttctctgtgaTTTACTTTTCCCCACTGGAAAACCTCAGCAGATAGACAGACAGGCTGCTAATACAGCATCTCATCAACTTCAAGTTGTGACAGCATCAATTATAGAAACTCAGAGACAACgctattttaatttcttacataATACTATTATATAACATTTGCAAGTTCATCACATTTACTATCTTCCTTGCAAACActtaaggaagaaatgcatAACACttaagaaatgctgaagatggTATGCTCCAAAGATAGGGAAAACATAACCTCCCCTGAGACCTTGAGGTTAAACCAGTTCTATCAAAACACTGGTCTAGGGCTCAGCAGCATTTAGAAAAGCAAGTGTAAGGCACTGCTGGAAAAAGGCATAAATAAATTTCATAAACCTGCAGGATAAACACAGCTttactgaaatgcagctttatTAAAGCAAAGCTTTACTTAACCTGGCGAAGGTAAGGAAGTATCATGAAATACATGCTGTCATCTTACTGAGTCCTGTGTATGTTCACTATTGACCTAAAGAAACCTTTGGTCTGACACACTGTTCCCATTTTTATGTACTTTACCCACAAAACTTTATGAGATATAAGGCATTTCTAGGAATAAAGGTAACATTTTATGTTAGCTTAGGTAAGATAAAAGTACAATGAAGAACAATAAAGTCTCATACCTTACAGCGTATCCCAATCAACCAGAAAAATATGTTAGAAAGAATTGTACTCTGTGAATAGGATATTCCATAAGGAATCCTCATAAACATCTGGTACAAGCAACATGTGCTTACtagtgagaaaaaaacattcagctgCAACcgaaaataatttaaaaatactgagattAATCATTCCACAGCCCATCGATGGTTACCTTTTCAAAGGGTTACCTTTTCAAAGCCTAGCACAGAGAAACAAGTTCTTAGGTAGAATTCCTGGCAAATTCTGAGGGCTTCTTTTTGATATACAAGTGCTGCTCCAAAGGAAATGCCTTCATCTTATGTTGGCCCAcataacatatatataataaactatatatatatatatatacacacacatatatatataatttataaatatttctatatttatattatatataatatatatattatatatattatatttatataacatatatataagtattcatattatatgtgtgtgtgtgtgtgtatgtgtgtgtgtatgtatgtgtatatatatacacacactataTCTATAGATATTGTtattatatctatatatctatgaGAATATCTACTGAATGGACAGGGTCTCTCCAGAATGCTGTGCTTAGGTAGAAGGCCCATTTGATGCTGCACCACATTGGGTTCCTACGAGATGAAGGGGACATACAGTTGCTTTCACTATTACTTCCTTACTCTGATGAACAGCATTTTTACCTCACAGTCCAAGTGCCTATTTTACCAGGATCATAATGGACC
This window harbors:
- the LOC140253807 gene encoding catenin alpha-3-like, yielding MISESGSRMDVLARLIANQCPDQSCKQDLLAYLEQIKLYSHQLKICSQVRAEIQNLGGELIMSALDSVTSLIQAAKNLMNAVVQTVKMSYIASTKIIKIQSPTGPRHPVVMWRMKAPEKKPLIKREKPEEIYAAVRKGSAKKRIHPVQVMSEFKGREIV